Proteins found in one Halobaculum sp. MBLA0147 genomic segment:
- a CDS encoding NADH:flavin oxidoreductase/NADH oxidase, with protein MSDLFAPLELRETTLPNRVMVSPMCQYSAPEGRATDWHLVHLGSRAVGGAGVVLTEATAVSPEGRITPDDLGIWTDEQADALARVADFVAGQGSVPGIQLAHAGRKASTASPWDGGHPLSPDGDGWTAVGPSETPYPRDGDEQPTRALDTEEVAAVVDDFAAAAERALAAGFEIAEVHAAHGYLLHEFCSPVTNDRTDRYGGDFEGRTRLLREVTAAVREVWPDEKPVFVRVSATDWLDDRPSWTVDDTARLAPRLAEAGADLIDVSAGGIHPDQSVPATGPGYQVPYAEAIGEAVAAADADLAVGAVGGITDPEHAAAVVANDRADAVLMAREFLRSPYWPLHAAADLNADDAVDWPVQYRRAVSK; from the coding sequence ATGTCGGATCTGTTCGCGCCGCTGGAGTTGCGGGAGACGACGCTCCCGAACCGCGTGATGGTGTCGCCGATGTGTCAGTACTCCGCGCCGGAGGGGCGCGCGACGGACTGGCACCTGGTCCACCTCGGGTCGCGGGCCGTCGGTGGGGCGGGCGTCGTCCTCACGGAGGCGACGGCCGTCTCTCCCGAGGGTCGGATCACGCCCGACGACCTCGGCATCTGGACGGACGAGCAGGCCGACGCGCTCGCTCGCGTCGCCGACTTCGTCGCCGGGCAGGGGTCGGTCCCCGGGATCCAACTCGCCCACGCCGGGCGGAAGGCGTCGACGGCGTCCCCGTGGGACGGTGGCCACCCGCTCTCTCCGGACGGCGACGGGTGGACGGCGGTCGGACCGAGCGAGACGCCGTACCCTCGCGACGGCGACGAACAGCCGACGCGGGCCCTCGACACCGAGGAAGTCGCGGCTGTCGTCGACGACTTCGCGGCCGCCGCCGAGCGCGCGTTGGCTGCGGGCTTCGAGATCGCCGAAGTCCACGCGGCGCACGGCTACCTGCTCCACGAGTTCTGCTCGCCGGTGACGAACGACCGCACGGACCGCTACGGCGGCGACTTCGAGGGGCGCACGCGACTCCTCCGAGAGGTGACGGCCGCCGTCCGCGAGGTGTGGCCCGACGAGAAGCCGGTGTTCGTCAGAGTGTCCGCGACGGACTGGCTCGACGACCGGCCGTCGTGGACCGTCGACGACACCGCCCGACTCGCGCCACGACTGGCCGAGGCGGGGGCGGACCTGATCGACGTGAGTGCCGGCGGCATCCACCCGGACCAGTCCGTCCCCGCGACCGGACCGGGGTACCAGGTGCCGTACGCCGAGGCGATCGGCGAGGCGGTCGCGGCGGCGGACGCCGACCTCGCGGTCGGTGCCGTCGGCGGGATCACCGACCCCGAACACGCCGCGGCCGTCGTCGCGAACGACCGCGCCGACGCCGTGCTGATGGCTCGGGAGTTCCTCCGCTCGCCGTACTGGCCGCTGCACGCCGCCGCCGACCTCAACGCCGACGACGCCGTCGACTGGCCCGTCCAGTACCGACGGGCCGTCTCGAAGTGA
- a CDS encoding NADH:flavin oxidoreductase/NADH oxidase — protein sequence MSSELFAPLEVRETTLPNRVVVSPMCQYSAEEGRATDWHLVHLGSRAVGGAGVVMAEAAAVEERGRITTGDLGLYRDDHVEPLSRIADFIAEQGSVPGIQLAHAGRKASKRRPWTGHRPLTDEEGAWEVVAPSETPYPYEEHDPPTTRRLSQGEIESVTDSFVAAAERAREAGFELLELHAAHGYLFHEFCSPVANDRTGEYGGDFEGRTRFLHETVAAVREVWPEENPLSVRLSATDWLDDRPSWTVDDTARLAPRLAEAGADLIDVSAGGIHPEQTVLRSTPSYQVPYAETVREHLRAEGYDTPVVAVGAITEPSQAAAVVANDRADLVALGREFLRTPYWTRGAAHELDATDALEWPIQYGWATE from the coding sequence ATGTCGTCAGAGTTGTTCGCGCCGCTGGAGGTCCGGGAGACGACGCTCCCGAACCGCGTGGTGGTGTCGCCGATGTGTCAGTACTCCGCCGAGGAGGGACGCGCGACGGACTGGCACCTGGTCCACCTCGGGTCGCGAGCCGTCGGCGGCGCGGGTGTGGTGATGGCGGAGGCGGCCGCCGTCGAGGAGCGCGGGCGGATCACGACCGGCGACCTGGGGTTGTACCGCGACGACCACGTCGAGCCGCTGTCGCGGATCGCGGACTTCATCGCCGAACAGGGGTCGGTCCCGGGTATCCAACTCGCCCACGCCGGCCGGAAGGCGTCGAAGCGGCGCCCGTGGACCGGCCACAGACCGCTCACCGACGAGGAGGGTGCCTGGGAGGTCGTCGCACCCAGCGAGACGCCGTACCCGTACGAGGAGCACGATCCACCGACGACGCGGCGCCTCTCGCAGGGAGAGATCGAGAGTGTCACCGACTCCTTCGTCGCGGCTGCGGAACGGGCTCGGGAGGCCGGGTTCGAGTTGTTGGAGCTGCACGCGGCACACGGCTACCTGTTCCACGAGTTCTGCTCGCCGGTCGCCAACGACCGCACCGGCGAGTACGGCGGCGACTTCGAGGGGCGGACGCGGTTCCTCCACGAGACGGTCGCCGCGGTTCGGGAGGTCTGGCCCGAGGAGAACCCGCTGTCGGTGCGTCTCTCGGCGACGGACTGGCTCGACGACCGGCCGTCGTGGACCGTCGACGACACTGCGCGACTCGCGCCACGACTGGCCGAGGCGGGCGCGGATCTGATCGACGTGAGTGCCGGCGGGATCCACCCGGAGCAGACGGTGTTGCGGTCGACACCCTCCTACCAGGTACCGTACGCCGAGACGGTCCGCGAGCACCTCCGCGCGGAGGGGTACGACACACCCGTCGTCGCCGTGGGTGCGATCACCGAGCCGTCGCAGGCGGCGGCCGTCGTCGCCAACGACCGCGCCGACCTCGTCGCACTCGGCCGGGAGTTCCTGCGGACCCCGTACTGGACGCGCGGGGCGGCACACGAACTCGACGCGACGGACGCCCTGGAGTGGCCGATCCAGTACGGTTGGGCGACGGAGTGA
- a CDS encoding nucleic acid-binding protein, translating into MTDDSHETRDRGDGAASASTGASGSGDSDEAGTSDTDEPIFAAAEYADGSITYPPHPVSRDGAERVGTVDLREYTAEVVTWTTATATPPGVRQPNHLAIVAFDVDGEDVRALGQLTTDGVEIGDEVEPVYAAELRDPEAGIREPASQEWDGFRFRPVED; encoded by the coding sequence ATGACCGACGACAGCCACGAGACACGGGACAGGGGAGACGGCGCAGCGAGTGCGAGTACGGGTGCGTCCGGGTCTGGAGACAGCGACGAGGCAGGAACATCAGACACCGACGAACCGATCTTCGCGGCCGCCGAGTACGCGGACGGGTCGATCACGTACCCGCCACACCCGGTGAGTCGCGACGGGGCCGAGCGGGTCGGGACGGTCGACTTACGCGAGTACACCGCCGAGGTGGTCACCTGGACCACCGCGACGGCGACCCCGCCCGGCGTCCGCCAGCCGAACCACCTCGCCATCGTCGCCTTCGACGTAGACGGCGAGGACGTGCGTGCGCTCGGGCAACTCACGACGGACGGCGTCGAGATCGGCGACGAGGTCGAGCCGGTGTACGCCGCCGAACTCCGCGACCCCGAGGCCGGCATCCGCGAGCCGGCGAGTCAGGAGTGGGACGGGTTCCGGTTCCGTCCCGTCGAGGACTGA
- a CDS encoding thiolase family protein, with product MHDQTDERVAVVAASMTQFGERDGWVRDLLAEAGQACLADAGVSGDAVDHLYVSNMASGEFEGQTGIPNALAHDLGAVPAYTARIDQTSSSGGAGIYAAWQSVASGASDCTLLVGGEKMTHRTTAEATDVIASLTHPVEYKHGVTLPSFAGLTARAYLKTYDAPRESLADVAVKNHANGVDNPNAQFREAVDRETVLESPIVADPLRLYDFCPITDGSAALLLVPESRAAEFADEYAVISGVAGATDTHVVHERADPTTMGAVVDSGAAAYEMADRDPEAVDVAELHDMFTILEVLQFEDLGFAEKGEGWRAAADGRTARDGDLPVNTSGGLKSKGHPLGASGVAQAVEIYEQVLGEAGPRQVDADVGLACNVGGFGNCVTTTILEAAR from the coding sequence GTGCACGATCAGACGGACGAGCGCGTGGCGGTGGTGGCCGCCTCGATGACCCAGTTCGGCGAGCGCGACGGCTGGGTGCGCGACCTGCTGGCGGAGGCGGGCCAGGCGTGCCTGGCCGACGCCGGCGTGTCGGGTGACGCGGTCGACCACCTCTACGTGTCGAACATGGCGAGTGGCGAGTTCGAGGGGCAGACCGGCATCCCGAACGCGCTGGCACACGACCTGGGTGCCGTGCCGGCGTACACCGCCCGGATCGACCAGACCTCCTCGTCGGGCGGTGCGGGGATCTACGCCGCATGGCAGTCGGTCGCGAGTGGCGCCAGCGACTGTACGCTCCTCGTCGGCGGCGAGAAGATGACCCACCGGACGACGGCGGAGGCGACGGACGTGATCGCCTCGCTCACGCACCCGGTCGAGTACAAACACGGCGTCACGCTCCCCTCCTTCGCCGGCCTCACGGCGCGGGCGTACTTGAAGACGTACGACGCGCCACGCGAGAGTCTCGCGGACGTGGCGGTGAAGAACCACGCGAACGGCGTCGACAACCCGAACGCACAGTTCCGCGAGGCCGTCGACCGCGAGACGGTCTTGGAGAGTCCGATCGTCGCGGACCCGCTGCGACTGTACGACTTCTGTCCGATCACGGACGGCTCCGCGGCGCTGTTGCTGGTGCCGGAGTCACGCGCGGCCGAGTTCGCCGACGAGTACGCCGTGATCTCGGGTGTCGCGGGCGCGACGGACACCCACGTCGTCCACGAGCGCGCGGACCCGACGACGATGGGTGCCGTCGTCGACTCCGGCGCGGCCGCCTACGAGATGGCCGACCGCGACCCCGAGGCGGTGGACGTGGCGGAGCTCCACGACATGTTCACCATCCTCGAGGTGTTGCAGTTCGAGGACCTCGGCTTCGCCGAGAAGGGCGAGGGGTGGCGCGCGGCCGCTGACGGGCGAACGGCTCGCGACGGCGATCTCCCGGTGAACACCTCCGGCGGGCTGAAGTCGAAGGGGCACCCACTGGGTGCCTCCGGCGTCGCGCAGGCGGTGGAGATCTACGAGCAGGTGCTCGGCGAGGCCGGCCCGCGGCAGGTGGACGCCGACGTGGGTCTGGCGTGTAACGTCGGCGGGTTCGGGAACTGTGTCACGACGACGATCCTGGAGGCCGCACGATGA
- a CDS encoding ABC transporter ATP-binding protein: MSEGNPDTVTGPDASFGDPLVELDGLTKHFSQSSGILESLFPDPPVRAVDDVSFTIRKGETLGLVGESGCGKSTLARTVLRLLDPTDGAVYFRGENLAEMSSDRLRERREEMQMIFQDPQSSLDPRMKVGPIIEEPMKAHGLYPDNREERARELLEKVGLDPQHYNRYPHQFSGGQRQRINLARALAVDPEFVVCDEPVSALDVSIQAQVLNTMQELQDEFGLTYLFIAHDLSVIRHISDRVAVMYLGQLVELADKRELFENPQHPYTEALLSSIPVPDPRAEGRESVLEGDVPSPIDPPSGCRFRTRCPELIAPSQYDVADHEWDAVREFTRAVDRRTFEVESTTEVRDRFFPDGTPGGEAGRLVDEAIQSVAADEWDDAATLLTESFEDESICATERPDYEVSPEFGTDTHFAACHLHADDVAAPASGTAARGSVADDD, from the coding sequence GTGAGCGAGGGGAACCCAGACACCGTGACCGGTCCGGACGCCTCGTTCGGCGACCCGCTCGTGGAACTCGACGGGTTGACGAAACACTTCAGCCAGTCGAGTGGCATCCTCGAGAGCCTGTTCCCGGACCCACCGGTGCGGGCGGTCGACGACGTGTCGTTCACCATCCGGAAGGGTGAGACGCTCGGGCTCGTCGGCGAGTCCGGTTGTGGGAAGTCGACGCTCGCGCGGACGGTGTTGCGGCTGCTGGACCCGACGGACGGCGCGGTGTACTTCCGTGGGGAGAACCTCGCGGAGATGTCCAGCGACCGGCTGCGCGAGCGCCGCGAGGAGATGCAGATGATCTTCCAGGACCCGCAGTCCTCGCTGGACCCGCGGATGAAGGTCGGGCCCATCATCGAGGAGCCGATGAAGGCACACGGGCTCTACCCGGACAACCGCGAGGAGCGGGCGCGCGAACTGCTGGAGAAGGTCGGGCTCGACCCGCAACACTACAACCGCTACCCCCACCAGTTCTCCGGGGGCCAGCGCCAGCGGATCAACCTCGCGCGTGCTCTCGCCGTCGACCCCGAGTTCGTCGTCTGTGACGAGCCGGTGTCGGCGCTGGACGTGTCGATCCAGGCGCAGGTGTTGAACACGATGCAGGAACTGCAAGACGAGTTCGGGCTGACGTACCTGTTCATCGCCCACGACCTGTCGGTGATCCGGCACATCTCCGACCGCGTGGCGGTGATGTACCTCGGCCAACTCGTCGAACTCGCGGACAAGCGGGAGCTGTTCGAGAACCCACAGCACCCGTACACGGAGGCGTTGCTGTCGTCGATCCCGGTGCCGGACCCGCGTGCGGAGGGGCGCGAGAGCGTGCTGGAGGGTGACGTGCCCTCGCCGATCGACCCGCCTTCGGGCTGTCGGTTCCGGACGCGGTGTCCGGAGTTGATCGCCCCGTCGCAGTACGACGTGGCCGACCACGAGTGGGACGCCGTCCGCGAGTTCACGCGGGCGGTCGACCGCCGGACCTTCGAGGTGGAGTCGACGACGGAGGTCCGCGACCGGTTCTTCCCGGACGGCACACCCGGCGGCGAGGCGGGGCGCCTCGTCGACGAGGCGATCCAGTCGGTCGCGGCCGACGAGTGGGACGACGCCGCGACGTTGCTGACGGAGTCGTTCGAGGACGAGAGTATCTGTGCGACGGAGCGGCCGGACTACGAGGTGTCTCCGGAGTTCGGGACGGACACACACTTCGCCGCCTGCCACCTCCACGCGGACGACGTGGCGGCCCCGGCCAGTGGAACCGCCGCCCGCGGCTCCGTCGCCGACGACGACTGA
- a CDS encoding ABC transporter ATP-binding protein, translating into MSDTLLEVENLKTQFFTDEGTVRAVDGVSFTVNEGETVGLVGESGAGKSVASTSITRLVENPGEIVDGRVVYDGDVLIDFEETRDGDLEPTDEMLSEREMREQIRGREIAIIFQDPMESLNPVFKVGDQVREFVELNRDVSTSEAREIAVDTLREVGIPEPEVRYDEYPHQFSGGMRQRVLIAMALACEPSLIIADEPTTALDVTVERQILDLVDDLQEKYDTAFVWVTHDMGVVAEICDRVNVMYLGEVVERADVDDLFYDTHHPYTEALLNSIPRPDAEVGQLEPITGVMPEAINPPSGCRFHTRCPEAREACRRVHPEWQDVADDGDPHYVSCVKFEDVGYDDSEPLDTAATAAFGDDLVSGQGRDEGSPSAAGDDSVSTDGGERP; encoded by the coding sequence ATGAGTGACACACTACTCGAAGTAGAGAATCTGAAGACGCAGTTCTTCACCGACGAGGGGACGGTCCGTGCGGTCGACGGCGTCTCCTTCACGGTGAACGAAGGAGAGACGGTCGGCCTCGTCGGCGAGTCCGGTGCCGGGAAGTCGGTCGCCAGCACCTCGATCACCCGTCTCGTGGAGAACCCCGGCGAGATCGTCGACGGGCGCGTCGTCTACGACGGCGACGTGTTGATCGACTTCGAGGAGACCCGCGACGGGGACCTGGAACCGACCGACGAGATGCTGAGCGAGCGGGAGATGCGCGAGCAGATCCGCGGCCGCGAGATCGCGATCATCTTCCAGGACCCGATGGAGTCGCTCAACCCCGTCTTCAAGGTGGGCGACCAGGTGCGGGAGTTCGTCGAGTTGAACCGCGACGTGTCCACGAGCGAGGCCCGCGAGATCGCCGTCGACACGCTCCGGGAGGTCGGTATCCCGGAGCCGGAGGTGCGGTACGACGAGTACCCACACCAGTTCTCCGGCGGGATGCGCCAGCGCGTGTTGATCGCGATGGCGCTGGCGTGTGAGCCGTCGCTGATCATCGCGGACGAGCCGACGACGGCACTGGACGTGACCGTCGAACGCCAGATCCTCGACCTGGTGGACGACCTCCAGGAGAAGTACGACACGGCGTTCGTCTGGGTCACCCACGACATGGGCGTCGTCGCGGAGATCTGCGACCGCGTCAACGTGATGTACCTCGGGGAGGTCGTGGAACGCGCCGACGTGGACGACCTGTTCTACGACACACACCACCCGTACACGGAGGCGCTGCTCAACTCCATCCCGCGGCCGGACGCGGAGGTGGGCCAACTGGAGCCGATCACGGGCGTGATGCCCGAGGCGATCAACCCGCCGTCGGGCTGTCGGTTCCACACCCGGTGTCCGGAGGCCCGGGAGGCATGTCGGCGCGTCCACCCGGAGTGGCAGGACGTCGCCGACGACGGCGACCCGCACTACGTCTCGTGTGTGAAGTTCGAAGACGTGGGGTACGACGACTCCGAACCGCTGGACACGGCCGCGACCGCGGCGTTCGGCGACGACCTCGTGTCGGGCCAGGGGCGCGACGAGGGGAGTCCCTCGGCGGCCGGCGACGACTCGGTCTCGACGGACGGAGGTGAGCGACCGTGA
- a CDS encoding ABC transporter permease → MSDDTPETRSSDSDPDPAEVGSSGVEGEPEARVGLRYTLSQLRDDPTAVAGLLIVGFMTIVATVATIDSIVLGFFDAKYALAKTVWMSPVEETEGFLRPPVYITNGLHPQDAGTWAHPLGTDHRGRDILARLFYGTRIAMTVGLVATGIGMVLGTIVGAVAGYYGGWIDDALMRAAETLFAIPFLILVIAFMVAFGRDLTFAMVGVGIASIPTFARLIRSRVLSVREEDYIEAARAAGVRDRNVILRHLIPNSFAPVLVQATLQVGVNILIVAGLSFLGFGAQPPTPSWGQMLNNSRQYMLPNAWFSLWPGVAILFTVVGFNLVGDGLRDALDPRIEN, encoded by the coding sequence ATGAGTGACGACACACCAGAGACACGGTCGTCCGACTCGGACCCGGACCCCGCTGAGGTCGGCTCGTCGGGTGTCGAGGGGGAGCCGGAGGCCCGCGTCGGGCTCCGGTACACCCTCTCGCAACTGCGCGACGACCCGACGGCCGTCGCCGGACTACTGATCGTCGGGTTCATGACGATCGTGGCGACCGTCGCGACGATCGACAGTATCGTGCTCGGCTTCTTCGACGCGAAGTACGCACTGGCCAAGACCGTGTGGATGAGCCCGGTCGAGGAGACGGAAGGGTTCCTCCGTCCACCGGTGTACATCACGAACGGGCTCCACCCGCAGGACGCGGGGACCTGGGCACACCCGCTCGGGACGGACCACCGCGGGCGCGACATCCTCGCGCGGCTGTTCTACGGCACCCGGATCGCGATGACGGTCGGGCTGGTCGCGACCGGGATCGGGATGGTCCTCGGTACGATCGTCGGTGCCGTCGCCGGCTACTACGGCGGCTGGATCGACGACGCCCTGATGCGGGCCGCCGAGACGCTGTTCGCCATCCCGTTCCTGATCCTCGTGATCGCGTTCATGGTCGCGTTCGGGCGCGACCTGACGTTCGCGATGGTCGGGGTGGGGATCGCCTCGATCCCGACGTTCGCCCGCCTCATCCGGTCGCGTGTCCTCTCGGTGCGCGAGGAGGACTACATCGAGGCGGCACGCGCCGCCGGGGTGCGCGACCGCAACGTGATCTTGCGGCACCTGATCCCGAACAGCTTCGCACCCGTGTTGGTGCAGGCGACGCTGCAGGTCGGCGTCAACATCCTCATCGTCGCCGGGCTGTCGTTCCTCGGGTTCGGTGCCCAGCCGCCGACGCCGTCGTGGGGACAGATGCTGAACAACTCTCGCCAGTACATGTTGCCCAACGCGTGGTTCAGTCTCTGGCCCGGTGTCGCGATCCTGTTCACCGTGGTCGGGTTCAACCTCGTGGGCGACGGGCTGCGCGACGCACTCGACCCACGGATCGAGAACTGA
- a CDS encoding ABC transporter permease yields MGRATYTLRRVLQAVPVLVGVATITFFLIEAMPGDPVQIMLGPSPSQRQVEAIRAKYGLDEPLWVRYGTFLWDAARLELGTSLYYGQPVSAKIMQRLPVTLLLLLSSFAFALVTAVPLGVISAKRRNKPTDHVSRVVALLGVSTPSFWIGLMLIILFSFHLGWLPSTDLVLPWAAPANVDGAETRVEVLTKAVKHLILPTLSLGTLQMAALTRIERSSMLEELNQEYVRLARAYGIKETTIVRKHAFRNAQLPLITILGLQLTQAMGGAVLTETVFSIPGMGRLIITGIQNQDIPLVMGTTLVFGVVFVVGVILTDLSYAYIDPRVSYDEAD; encoded by the coding sequence ATGGGACGCGCAACGTACACGCTGCGACGTGTCCTGCAGGCCGTCCCCGTGCTGGTGGGTGTCGCCACGATCACGTTCTTCCTGATCGAGGCGATGCCCGGCGACCCGGTGCAGATCATGCTCGGGCCGTCGCCCAGTCAGCGGCAAGTCGAGGCCATCCGTGCGAAGTACGGGCTCGACGAGCCGCTGTGGGTCCGGTACGGAACCTTCCTGTGGGACGCCGCACGCCTCGAACTCGGCACCAGCCTCTACTACGGCCAGCCGGTCTCCGCCAAGATCATGCAACGGCTGCCCGTGACGCTGCTGCTACTGTTGAGCAGTTTCGCCTTCGCCCTCGTCACCGCGGTGCCGCTCGGTGTGATCTCGGCGAAGCGCCGCAACAAGCCGACCGACCACGTCTCGCGTGTGGTCGCGCTCTTGGGCGTCTCGACCCCGTCGTTCTGGATCGGGCTGATGCTCATCATCCTGTTCTCGTTCCACCTCGGGTGGCTCCCGTCGACGGACCTCGTCTTGCCGTGGGCCGCCCCCGCGAACGTCGACGGGGCGGAGACACGGGTAGAGGTGCTGACGAAGGCCGTCAAACACCTGATCTTGCCCACGCTGTCCCTGGGGACGCTCCAGATGGCGGCCCTGACGCGAATCGAGCGCTCCTCGATGCTCGAGGAGCTGAACCAGGAGTACGTCCGGTTGGCTCGTGCCTACGGGATCAAGGAGACCACCATCGTCCGGAAACACGCGTTCCGGAACGCCCAGTTGCCGCTGATCACCATCCTCGGCCTGCAGTTGACGCAGGCGATGGGTGGGGCGGTGTTGACGGAGACGGTGTTCTCCATCCCCGGGATGGGACGACTGATCATCACGGGGATTCAGAACCAGGACATCCCGCTCGTGATGGGGACGACGTTGGTGTTCGGTGTCGTGTTCGTGGTGGGCGTGATCCTCACGGACCTCTCGTACGCGTACATCGACCCGCGCGTCAGCTACGACGAGGCAGATTGA
- a CDS encoding ABC transporter substrate-binding protein, with translation MTDDARRQIMMNRRRALASIGAVGAAGLAGCSSQGGESTEATETSGDGGDGGGEDTPTPTPKQQASGTLKFGQAKAPVELDPITLNDVPSSEVAAQVFSGLYTYDEQTALVPDLAKGDFETSKKSSDAAPGTRYTVEIKEEATFHNGDPVTAEDVKYTLEAPVEEETENAAGVNMIDTITAIDEKTVQIDLDFPLGPFKHRLARLVVPKSVREQDKEAFKTNPVGSGPFKFAEWEQGSLAKVERWDDYWGEPKALVEAVDFKPVKESTTRLTTLQNGDNQIVKSVPPKLFSTVKNLETASIQSVPGISYFYLAMNCKEGPTSSKKVREAIDYTFDMDKAVSNFVEPAGSRQYSPVPTSIAETFDFPVEEWKQIPHDKDIEKAKSMFDEAGVPTDYNWKIIVPPDDKREQIGITVSNGLKDAGFENVSVQRLDWGAFLDRYITGKESDYNMFTLGWAGLPDPNSFAFPLFGRTEDTLGVTNGTYYGANSQRGKDAAEQFKQARQSPDREERRQLYIEGFTKVLEDRAHLASYNLKNTFGVRDEVNDFLAHPVDQFHLSSGTNNVSLDQ, from the coding sequence ATGACAGACGACGCACGACGTCAGATCATGATGAACAGACGGCGCGCGCTGGCCAGCATCGGTGCGGTCGGCGCCGCGGGGCTCGCGGGCTGCTCCTCGCAGGGCGGTGAGTCGACCGAAGCGACCGAGACCAGCGGCGACGGCGGTGACGGTGGCGGCGAGGACACGCCGACGCCGACGCCGAAACAGCAGGCCAGCGGGACGCTGAAGTTCGGCCAGGCGAAGGCGCCGGTCGAACTCGACCCGATCACGCTCAACGACGTGCCGTCCTCGGAGGTCGCCGCGCAGGTGTTCTCCGGGCTGTACACGTACGACGAGCAGACCGCGCTGGTGCCGGACCTCGCGAAGGGGGACTTCGAGACCTCGAAGAAGTCCTCGGACGCGGCACCGGGGACGCGGTACACCGTCGAGATCAAGGAGGAGGCGACGTTCCACAACGGTGACCCGGTCACCGCGGAGGACGTGAAGTACACGCTCGAGGCTCCCGTCGAGGAGGAGACGGAGAACGCCGCGGGCGTGAACATGATCGACACGATCACCGCCATCGACGAGAAGACGGTCCAGATCGACCTGGACTTCCCGCTCGGCCCGTTCAAACACCGGCTCGCGCGACTCGTCGTCCCGAAGTCCGTCCGCGAGCAGGACAAGGAGGCGTTCAAGACGAATCCGGTCGGCTCGGGGCCGTTCAAGTTCGCCGAGTGGGAGCAGGGGTCGCTCGCCAAGGTCGAACGCTGGGACGACTACTGGGGCGAGCCGAAGGCGCTCGTCGAGGCCGTCGACTTCAAGCCCGTCAAGGAGTCGACGACCCGACTGACGACGCTCCAGAACGGCGACAACCAGATCGTCAAGAGCGTCCCGCCGAAGCTGTTCTCGACGGTGAAGAACCTCGAGACGGCGTCTATCCAGTCCGTGCCGGGGATCAGCTACTTCTACCTCGCGATGAACTGCAAGGAGGGTCCGACCTCCAGCAAGAAAGTGCGCGAGGCCATCGACTACACGTTCGACATGGACAAGGCCGTGTCGAACTTCGTCGAACCGGCCGGGAGTCGTCAGTACAGCCCGGTGCCGACCTCCATCGCGGAGACGTTCGACTTCCCGGTCGAGGAGTGGAAGCAGATTCCTCACGACAAGGACATCGAGAAGGCGAAGTCGATGTTCGACGAGGCGGGCGTGCCGACCGACTACAACTGGAAGATCATCGTGCCGCCGGACGACAAGCGTGAACAGATCGGCATCACCGTGAGCAACGGGCTCAAAGACGCCGGCTTCGAGAACGTCAGCGTCCAGCGTCTCGACTGGGGCGCGTTCCTCGACCGGTACATCACCGGGAAGGAGTCCGACTACAACATGTTCACCCTCGGGTGGGCCGGGCTGCCGGACCCCAACTCCTTCGCGTTCCCGCTGTTCGGGCGGACGGAGGACACGCTGGGTGTCACCAACGGGACCTACTACGGTGCCAACAGCCAGCGCGGGAAGGACGCCGCCGAGCAGTTCAAGCAGGCCCGTCAGAGTCCGGACCGCGAGGAACGGCGCCAGCTGTACATCGAGGGCTTCACGAAGGTGCTGGAGGACCGTGCGCACCTCGCCTCGTACAACCTGAAGAACACCTTCGGGGTGCGCGACGAGGTGAACGACTTCCTGGCACACCCGGTCGACCAGTTCCACCTCTCGTCGGGGACGAACAACGTCTCCCTCGACCAGTGA